The DNA segment GGTCCGACACGTCCGCGCGGAGGTACTCCGCCTCACCGCCCAGGCTCCGCAGGCGCTCCAGCAGCTCCGCCGTGCGAGCCTCCGGAGCCGAGCGGCCCACGAGCACCAGCCGGGCATGGACCTGCTTCGCCAGGAACTCGGCGAACAGCCGGCCGATGCCCGCCGCTCCGCCCGTGATGACATACGTCCCCCGCTCACGGAGCAGGGACTGCTGCGCGACACCGTTGCTCGTCACCGACATGGCTCAGCGCTTCTCCCGCAGCACGCCCAGGCTGCTCACGTAACGACGCCCTTCCCGGTACTGGATCTCCACGTCCTGCCCATCCACGCTGCCCAGCTCCCGCAGGAGCACCGCCAGGCTCCGCGCGGCGGTCAGCGACGGACGCTCGGTGTCCGCGAGCTCCACGCTCCGGAGCGCCAGGGCCGGACTCTCCATCCTCGCGGTGCGCAGCAGCCCCGCGACGGCCGCGTGGAGCGGTTCGCTGCCGTCCCGCCCGGAGGCGTGGGCGTGCAGGAGCTGGATCCGCTGCTTCGGCTTGCGGCTCGCCAGGGCCTTGCAGAGCGAGGCCACCGAGTAGAAGCCGAGCAGCAACTGCTGCTCCAGGTCCTCCGCGTCCGTGCCCACGGAGGGCTCGGACCACAGGTGCAGGAGCCGCCCCGGGAGCCGTCCTTCGCCCAGCGCGTCCAGCAGCCGGTCGAAGTCTTCTTCACGTCCAGGGGCCACCGTGAAGACGTCCCGCCCGATGCGCTCGAATCGCTCGCCGGGCCGCACGAAGAGGACCTCCGTGCCGGCGACTCCCAGCGCATCCAGGTGCGTCCTCACCCGGTCCACCGAAGCCGCATCCGGACCGAAGACGAGCAGCGGGCCTCCCGCGTCCGCGACGGCCTCGGGAGTCTGCGCGTGCGACAGCTCCCATCGCCGCTCGCAGTAGAACGGCGCCGCGGGCCGCGCGAGGCCTCGCTCCAGCGGCTTGACGGACAGACCATGCAGCCGCGCGACGTGACGGCCTTCCAGGTCGAGGACCTGAAGGTGGAAGGCCCGGAGGCCATCGGCGGGTGGTGTCGCCACCTCCTCGGCGCGGACATAGCAGTCGGGAGGCAGCGGGCCGAACAGCTCCAGCTCCTCCAGCGCCACGGGCACATAGACGAACGCTCCAGGCCGGAGCAGGCCCGCGAGCGACTGGAACGCGCCATCCACCAGCGCCGGATGCAACACGAAGTCCTGGCGGTGTTCCCGCAGCGAATCGGGCAGGCGCAGCCGCGCGATGGACTCGTGCTCACCGGACGCGAGCTCTTCGATGACTCGCAGGCTGGGGCCGTAGCCGGAGCCGGACTGGCGGAGGGTTTCGTACCAGGTGGAGCCAGACTTCCGATCAGGGCACCTGCGCAGCACCGAGGCGACGTCGATGGGCGCGGGGGCCGGACGCTGCGCGCCGAGGAGCAACCGGCCTCGTGCGTGCTCGCGCGCGCCCTCCCCGTCCATGGTGACTTCGAAGTCCAGACCGTCGTCTCCGCCGCCGAACCGCAGTGAAATCTCTCGTGGGGCATCGACCACCACCGGCCTGCGCCAGCTCACCTGACGCAGTCCTCTCACGGTCGCGGCGCCCAGCAGCTTCACGGCCGCTGCTCGCGCCAGCTCCAGCGTCATCGCGCCCGGCAGCAACCGCTGGCCCTGGATGATGTGGTCGCGCACGAAGAACTCTTCTCCCGACAGCTTGTGGGTGAAGCGCGTTTCCGGCGCGGCGGGCGGGGTTCCTGCTTCCGCCCAGTAGCGGGTGCGGGCGAAGGGATAGGTCGGCAGGGGCACCCTTCGTGGCGGGGCCTCCGCGTACCAGTGGGACCAGTCCACTTCGGCGCCCAGGGCCCAGGCCTCCGCCAGGGGTGCGGCGTGGTGGTGCTTCAGGTGGTCTTCCAGCGCCGGGGCTTCCGCCTTCGCGCCCAGGGCCTTCAGTGCCTCGGCGCTTCGCTTGCGGTGGCCCTGGTACAGCCGGCCCGGCAATGCCTGTCCGCGCAGATAGGCGTCCAGTCCTTCGCGGGCCTCGCTGGCGTTCGACACGACGAGCGCCAGCCGCTCGTCGTGGGCATCCCTTCCCACCTGGAGCGTGTAGAGCACCGACGCGAAGGCATCCGGGGTCGGTCCTTCGGGAATGGACGCGGGCACGGTCTGCGGACGCTTCCGGGTGATGCGTTCGATGAGCGCCCCCAGTCCCTCCACGCCCACGAACTCCGAGGGCAGCAGGGAGACGTCCCACTTCTCCTCGATGCGCTCCACCAGCCTTCCGATGACGTTGCGCTGGAGCAGCGCGCCGAGGATGGAGTCGTCCGCGAGGACCTCCGCCGCGTCCACGCCCAGCAGCTCCGCGCACAGCGCCGCCACGTCCTCCCTCAAACCTTCGGAGGATGCACCGGCTCGCGGCGCTGCTGAGTGGCCCAGCGCATCCCGCAGCAGCGTCGCGTAGGCCCGCAGCCGCTCCTGATCCCTCGCGGAGAGGACGAGCACTCCGGGTTCGCTCCGTCGCGCGGGTTCACGCTGGGGCGGCGGCAGGTACTCCTCCAGGACGACGTGCGCGTTCACGCCGCCGTAGCCGAACGAGTTCACCCCCGCGCGCCGGGGCACGACGTTCCCCTTCGCGTCGCTCAAGCGCGGCCAGGGACGGGCCTCCCGGTTCAGGTAGAAGGGGCTGCCTTCCAGTTGGATGCGCGGGTTCACGTCGCGCACGTGGAGGGTGGCCGGGAGCACGCCGTGGCGGAGGGAGAGCAGCACCTTGACCAAGCTGGCCATGCCCGAGGCGGGCTCCAGGTGGCCGATGTTCGTCTTCACCGAGCCGAGCCCGCAGTGCGGCTGGCTCGCGGGCGGATGGTCCCAGCGCCGGTACAGCTCCGTGAATGCCTTCTTCAGCGCGTTGAGCTCGATGGGGTCTCCCAGCGCCGTCCCCGTGCCCATCGCTTCGACGTAGGTGATGGTGGCGGGGTCGATCCGCGCTTCGGAATAGGCCTCGACCATGGCCTCCGCCTGGGCGACGGGGTTCGGCGCGGTCAGGGACGTTGAACGGCCGCCGTGGTTGATGGCGACGCCACGGATGAGGCCGTGGATGGTGTCCCCGTCCTTCTGCGCCTTCCGCAGCGGCTTGAGCACCACCACCGCGACGCCCTCTCCACGCACGTAGCCGTTGGCGCTCGCGTCGAAGGTCTTGGAACGGCCATCCGGGCTGAGCAGCCCGCCCTTGTCCGCGATGACGAACAGGTCCGGGTCGAGCATCACGTGGACGCCGCCCACCAGGGCCTGATCGCATTCACCGCGCCGCAGGGCCTGCACCGCGCGGTGCAGCGCGACGAGGGCGCTGGAGCAGGCCGTGTCCACCGCTTCGCTCGGCCCTCGCAGGTTCAGCAGGTATGACAGGCGGTTGGGCAGGATGGAGCGCGACGAGCCCGTCACTGACTGCGGCACGATGGGAGAGCCCTGGCGCGCGAGCACGCTCGGGTAGTCCGTCGCGGCCATGCCCACGAAGACGCCGGTCCTGGAGCCCCACAGCTCCGCGGTGCGGTGGCCGGAGTCCTCGATGGCCTTCCAGGCGGTCTCCAGGAAGAGACGCTGCTGCGGATCCATGACCTCGGCTTCCTTGGGGGAGATGCCGAAGAACAGGGCGTCGAACCGGTCCACGTCGTCGATGAAGCCGCCCCACTTCACGCGCGTCTTGCCGGGCTCCTTCGCCGGGTCGCCGAAGTACGCGCGCCAGTCCCAGCGCTCGGAGGGGACCTCCGTCACCAGGTCGTCGCCCGCGAGGAGGTGTTCCCAGAATGCGTCCACCTCCGGAGATTGGGGGAACCGGCCCGCCATCCCGACGATGGCAATGGGCTCATCCGTCACCACTTCCGCAGGTGTCTCGGCCACGGCTGTTGCGGCAACACCATGAGTGGCCACAGCAACGGGGGTGCTGTCCGCCTGACGCGAGGAGGCCGTGTCGCCGCGCAGAACGGACTCCGGCAACAGGCCGTGAAGATGATCCGCGAACGACAGCAGCGTCGGGTGCTCGAAGAAGACGGTCGCGTCGAGTTCGACGCCGTAGACCCGCTTCAGGGTGCCCACCAGCTCCGTGAACAGGATGGAGTCGAAGCCGTAGACGCTCAGCGGCTTGCGCAGGTCCAGCTCACGCGGCTCCAGCTTGAGGACCTCCGCCGCGAGCCGCGCCAGGTCCTTCCGTAGACGTTCCGTTGAATCATCCCCCGGAGCTGTGGACGCCGGTGAGTCCTTCGCGGCGAGCGCAGGCCCCACAGGGCTCCCTGCGCTGGCAATGGGGCCGACCGGGGCAGTGGGAGCAGCCAAGACACTCCCCGTCCCCGGTGACGGATGTGGTCCGGGCAGGCCGTAACGTTCGCCTTCGAACGGGTACGTGGGCAGGGACACACGGCGGCGTCCCCCGCCGTGGTGGAGCGTCTCCCAGGGCAGCGCATAGCCCTGGAGGTACAGGTCCTTCAGCGCCAGGAGCCCGTTGCGGCAGGCGGCCTCCGCGTCCGGCGCCAGCGCCGCCGTCTCCGCGAGCAGCGCCTCTCCGCGTGACTGCCTCGCGGCATCCCACGGCACCGGATTCGACTCCAGGTTGGCCGAGCCCGCTCCCTCCACCGCCTCGCCCCGGAGCACGGCCTGGAGCTGGGCCTTCAGTTCGGCGGCATCGCGCGCGACCAGGGCGCAGCGGACCGGGAAGTGGGTGCGCCCCACCTGCAACGTGTACGTGACGTCCTCGAGCGAGCGCTCCGACAACCCCTCCGGCAACCACGCCAGGAAGCGCTCCAGCACCCGGCGCAGGCCGGACTCCGTCTTCGCGGAGAAGAGGGCCAGATGGACGGGCCAGGGGCGGCCGTCCTTGCGCGCCGGGGCCTCCTCCAGCACCAGGTGCGCGTTGGTCCCGCTGAAGCCGAACGAGCTGATCGCCGCGCGCCGGGGCCGGCCTGCCTCCGCGGGCCAGTCTCGCGTC comes from the Corallococcus macrosporus genome and includes:
- a CDS encoding beta-ketoacyl synthase N-terminal-like domain-containing protein is translated as MDREALRRRDILEKVARRELSREEAMRLLKETAPSPRPVAPVAANSAAGSRDIAIIGMSGQFPGAPDVERFWENLLEGRDSVTSIPKDRWDGDAFYDPDPRVPGRSTCNRGGFLSDVDRFDREFFGISPREAQLMDPQQRLFLQEAWRALEDAGYSDTALAERSCGVYVGFGWSDYRLAMAERDMVPEGYALGGISGAILAARIAYFLNLRGPALTVDTACSASLVAIHLACESLWSGTVRMALAAGVSLFMTPDVHVLASKMGMLSTDGRCKTFDDEANGFVPAEGVGVVVLKPLEDALADGDSIHAVIKATGINQDGKTNGITAPSAPSQLALETGVYTRFGIDPGTLGYVEAHGTGTKLGDPIEIQALSGAFARFTDRKQFCAIGAVKTNIGHSIAAAGVAGVIKTALCLKHRRIPRSLHFHKPNRHIDFAQTPFYVPTETRDWPAEAGRPRRAAISSFGFSGTNAHLVLEEAPARKDGRPWPVHLALFSAKTESGLRRVLERFLAWLPEGLSERSLEDVTYTLQVGRTHFPVRCALVARDAAELKAQLQAVLRGEAVEGAGSANLESNPVPWDAARQSRGEALLAETAALAPDAEAACRNGLLALKDLYLQGYALPWETLHHGGGRRRVSLPTYPFEGERYGLPGPHPSPGTGSVLAAPTAPVGPIASAGSPVGPALAAKDSPASTAPGDDSTERLRKDLARLAAEVLKLEPRELDLRKPLSVYGFDSILFTELVGTLKRVYGVELDATVFFEHPTLLSFADHLHGLLPESVLRGDTASSRQADSTPVAVATHGVAATAVAETPAEVVTDEPIAIVGMAGRFPQSPEVDAFWEHLLAGDDLVTEVPSERWDWRAYFGDPAKEPGKTRVKWGGFIDDVDRFDALFFGISPKEAEVMDPQQRLFLETAWKAIEDSGHRTAELWGSRTGVFVGMAATDYPSVLARQGSPIVPQSVTGSSRSILPNRLSYLLNLRGPSEAVDTACSSALVALHRAVQALRRGECDQALVGGVHVMLDPDLFVIADKGGLLSPDGRSKTFDASANGYVRGEGVAVVVLKPLRKAQKDGDTIHGLIRGVAINHGGRSTSLTAPNPVAQAEAMVEAYSEARIDPATITYVEAMGTGTALGDPIELNALKKAFTELYRRWDHPPASQPHCGLGSVKTNIGHLEPASGMASLVKVLLSLRHGVLPATLHVRDVNPRIQLEGSPFYLNREARPWPRLSDAKGNVVPRRAGVNSFGYGGVNAHVVLEEYLPPPQREPARRSEPGVLVLSARDQERLRAYATLLRDALGHSAAPRAGASSEGLREDVAALCAELLGVDAAEVLADDSILGALLQRNVIGRLVERIEEKWDVSLLPSEFVGVEGLGALIERITRKRPQTVPASIPEGPTPDAFASVLYTLQVGRDAHDERLALVVSNASEAREGLDAYLRGQALPGRLYQGHRKRSAEALKALGAKAEAPALEDHLKHHHAAPLAEAWALGAEVDWSHWYAEAPPRRVPLPTYPFARTRYWAEAGTPPAAPETRFTHKLSGEEFFVRDHIIQGQRLLPGAMTLELARAAAVKLLGAATVRGLRQVSWRRPVVVDAPREISLRFGGGDDGLDFEVTMDGEGAREHARGRLLLGAQRPAPAPIDVASVLRRCPDRKSGSTWYETLRQSGSGYGPSLRVIEELASGEHESIARLRLPDSLREHRQDFVLHPALVDGAFQSLAGLLRPGAFVYVPVALEELELFGPLPPDCYVRAEEVATPPADGLRAFHLQVLDLEGRHVARLHGLSVKPLERGLARPAAPFYCERRWELSHAQTPEAVADAGGPLLVFGPDAASVDRVRTHLDALGVAGTEVLFVRPGERFERIGRDVFTVAPGREEDFDRLLDALGEGRLPGRLLHLWSEPSVGTDAEDLEQQLLLGFYSVASLCKALASRKPKQRIQLLHAHASGRDGSEPLHAAVAGLLRTARMESPALALRSVELADTERPSLTAARSLAVLLRELGSVDGQDVEIQYREGRRYVSSLGVLREKR